From Cygnus atratus isolate AKBS03 ecotype Queensland, Australia chromosome 1, CAtr_DNAZoo_HiC_assembly, whole genome shotgun sequence, the proteins below share one genomic window:
- the USP35 gene encoding ubiquitin carboxyl-terminal hydrolase 35, which translates to MLCSFFQQLGAGMDKILEAVVMSSYPNNVKQGLVRRVIEASKQPMDSEQCWSMLELCTKLYLVGDTKYKREIGKEVLEVYGHYHPEEFEEFFNVRFLLSLLQEGYGPLGKRSHYVLDYIQLGLQFVLESPSANSIFSLLRIEVLRKVCERPGPKQCAKISKLLTQHPQCIPTGKHQVLFCQQLIRCIGQFQCVSEGEEDIMEFLEHVNKVSGLLQRIWRTQTSAILPSLKELFTIISSTEEQEAPSNALASVVQFVPLELMDGVIRNLTNDDSISDVQMMMAIGRMIDWVSWPLGKNIDKWIIALLKGLAAVKKFSILIEVTLSKIEKVFSKLLYPIVREGALSVLQYMLLSFQHSHEAFHLLLPHIPRLVASLKKEDSNSATSSLEQLAELIHCMFFRFSGFPDLYEPVLEAIKALPIPNEDRIKHLLGQNAWTSQKNELACFYPRLASKSETGKIGLINLGNTCYMNSIIQSLFMASDFRHSVLNLTEGNSQPLMTKLQWLFAFLEHSQRPAISPESFLSASWPPWFTPGAQQDCSEYLKYLLDRLHEEEKTGKRIYQKLKESSLMSQAVEHHYLNKTLIEKMFGGKMMTKIRCLKCLNVSSREEAFTDLSLAFPPPDRHIHGPGSASVLPVEEIGPQFIEPSEKPNQVMGSPWVRRKPPMSGDLPAQPVPVETLGFREAGEPSNPLSSDAVGAESTKDPTLAFGEQASAPKDSRSVPDLINYFLSPERLTAENKYHCEKCASLQDAEKVAELTEGPHYLILTLLRFSFDPRTMKRKKILDNVSIPVVLKLPVLVSSEENEDVWRHRKGRAGPGSSFVSVVYDLCSVVVHSGISSESGHYYCYSRECTDTVPHGQPRDGAPKPASDKQLDFEIQWYLFNDTRVSFSSFESVSNVTSFFPKDTAYVLFYRQRPGRQSCPLHEAAAEASHLHGEPSLNKDLMEAISKDNILYLQEQEKEARNRAAYISALPKSPLWWRDFDRDKDDDSSSGGCSPAAGGGGSGSFHGLVF; encoded by the exons ATGCTCTGTtccttcttccagcagctgggagcagggatggaTAAGATACTGGAAGCTGTGGTGATGTCCTCCTACCCCAACAACGTGAAGCAAGGCCTTGTGAGGCGCGTCATCGAGGCGTCGAAGCAGCCCATGGACAGTGAGCAGTGCTGGTCCATGCTGGAGCTGTGTACCAAGCTTTATCTCGTGGGGGACACCAAGTATAAAAGAGAGATCGGGAAGGAGGTTTTGGAGGTCTATGGCCACTACCACCCAGAGGAATTTGAGGAGTTCTTCAATGTCCGCTTCCTACTGAGTCTCCTCCAGGAGGGCTACGGGCCTCTGGGGAAGAGAAGCCATTACGTCCTCGATTATATCCAGTTAGGGCTGCAGTTCGTCTTGGAAAGCCCATcagcaaacagcattttcagcttGTTGAGGATCGAGGTGCTCCGGAAAGTCTGCGAGAGGCCTGGCCCCAAGCAGTGCGCCAAGATCAGCAAACTCTTAACCCAACATCCTCAGTGCATTCCCACGGGCAAGCACCAGGTCTTGTTTTGTCAGCAGCTGATCCGGTGCATCGGGCAGTTCCAGTGCGTCTCCGAGGGGGAAGAGGACATCATGGAGTTTTTGGAGCATGTGAACAAGGTGAGCGGTCTACTGCAGAGGATCTGGAGGACTCAGACCTCAGCCATCCTGCCCTCGTTGAAGGAGCTGTTCACTATCATTTCTTCAACAg aggagcaggaagcGCCGTCCAACGCCTTGGCCAGCGTGGTCCAGTTTGTGCCTCTGGAGCTGATGGATGGGGTCATAAGGAACCTCACCAACGACGACAGCATCAGCGACGTGCAAATGATGATGGCCATTGGCAG GATGATCGACTGGGTGTCCTGGCCCCTGGGAAAGAACATAGACAAGTGGATTATTGCTCTGCTGAAGGGTTTGGCTGCGGTGAAGAAGTTCAGCATCTTGATTGAGGTTACTCTTTCAAAAATTGAAAAG GTCTTCTCCAAGTTGCTGTACCCCATCGTGAGAGAGGGAGCTTTGTCCGTCCTACAGTACATGCTGCTGAGCTTCCAGCACTCCCACGAAGCGTTTCACTTG ctgctcCCTCACATCCCCAGGCTGGTGGCCTCTCTGAAGAAGGAAGACTCCAACTCTGCCACCAGCTCTCTGGAGCAGCTGGCCGAGCTCATCCACTGCATGTTCTTCCGCTTCTCAGGATTTCCAGATCTGTACGAACCAGTCTTGGAAGCGATTAAA GCTCTTCCAATTCCAAACGAAGACCGGATTAAACATCTCTTGGGACAGAATGCTTGGACCTCCCAGAAGAACGAGCTAGCCTGCTTCTACCCACGCCTGGCATCCAAATCAGAGACGGGAAAGATTGGCTTAATTAACTTGGGAAACACCTGCTACATGAATAGCATCATACAGTCTCTTTTCATGGCTTCAGA ctttcGGCATTCGGTGTTGAATTTAACCGAGGGCAACTCCCAGCCCCTGATGACAAAACTCCAGTGGCTCTTTGCGTTTTTGGAGCACAGTCAG CGACCTGCCATCTCACCTGAGagcttcctctctgcctcctgGCCACCCTGGTTTACCCCCGGTGCTCAGCAGGACTGCTCGGAGTACCTCAAGTACCTGCTGGATCG ATTACacgaagaagaaaaaactggGAAAAGGATCTACCAGAAACTCAAGGAGTCCAGCTTGATGTCTCAGGCTGTGGAGCATCATTACTTAAACAAGACATTGATTGAGAAGATGTTTGGGGGTAAAATGATGACAAAGATCCGCTGCTTGAAGTGTCTGAATGTGTCCTCCCGAGAAGAAGCCTTCACAGACCTGTCGTTGGCTTTCCCCCCGCCGGACAGGCACATACATGGGCCAGGGAGTGCCTCTGTTCTACCTGTGGAAGAAATTGGCCCACAGTTTATTGAGCCTTCTGAAAAGCCAAACCAGGTAATGGGGTCTCCTTGGGTCCGAAGGAAGCCCCCCATGTCTGGAGACCTCCCAGCTCAGCCGGTGCCAGTGGAAACGCTGGGTTTTCGGGAGGCTGGAGAACCATCAAATCCCTTAAGCAGTGATGCTGTTGGAGCAGAATCAACCAAAGACCCAACATTGGCTTTTGGGGAGCAGGCGTCTGCTCCCAAGGACTCCAGATCCGTCCCGGATTTAATCAACTATTTCCTGTCCCCGGAGAGACTGACAGCGGAGAACAAATATCACTGTGAGAAATGTGCTTCCTTGCAGGACGCCGAGAAGGTGGCGGAGCTGACAGAGGGGCCGCACTACCTCATTCTCACGCTGCTGAGGTTCTCCTTCGACCCACGGAccatgaagaggaagaagatcCTGGACAACGTCTCTATCCCTGTGGTGCTCAAGCTACCTGTCCTCGTCTCCTCGGAGGAAAATGAGGATGTTTGGCGACACAGGAAGGGCAGAGCTGGCCCGGGCAGCAGTTTTGTGTCTGTCGTGTACGACCTCTGCAGCGTGGTGGTGCACTCGGGCATCTCCTCCGAGAGTGGACACTACTACTGCTACTCCAGAGAGTGCACTGACACCGTTCCCCACGGTCAGCCGCGGGATGGAGCGCCGAAACCAGCTTCTGACAAGCAGTTGGACTTTGAAATCCAGTGGTACCTCTTCAACGACACCAGggtttccttctcctccttcgAATCGGTCAGCAACGTGACCTCTTTCTTCCCCAAGGACACTGCCTACGTGCTCTTCTACAGGCAGCGGccgggcaggcagagctgcccgCTGCACGAGGCTGCGGCGGAGGCCAGCCACCTGCATGGTGAACCCTCGCTCAATAAGGACTTGATGGAAGCCATCTCCAAAGATAACATCCTCTACCTGCAG gAGCAGGAAAAAGAGGCGAGGAACCGAGCCGCCTACATTTCCGCCTTGCCGAAATCCCCGCTGTGGTGGAGGGACTTTGACAGGGACAAGGACGATGACAGCTCCTCGGGGGGATGCAGCCCTGCAGCGGGCGGAGGTGGATCCGGCTCCTTTCACGGACTTGTCTTCTAG